A single genomic interval of Flavobacteriales bacterium harbors:
- a CDS encoding transglycosylase SLT domain-containing protein — translation MTRAQRIALLGLAAIGLLGLLLWLRTEVALPHQAREPWSEPLVDRDLAAIAADTLRVLVVEHPLTYERFPGDERGTEFELLERFAGQHELALKALVVPGDSLLPLLQRGVGDVVAAQVHRGRFGDAVACTVPWWHVTPVLVRLRPDRAAEVAADVVDTVHVQAGGPWAMDSARVPVRRADGRTGAALIEAVAVGKLPAVLVSDLEARHHAEHLPQLTFEPVDAAPVDVVLAVRRNAVRLREALDNWLSMPAEQEARALIVAAYGDRLPRRGPLGATRGRPLAGDSLSPYDALFQEKADLMHWDWELLAAIAFKESRFDTAALSVKGAQGLMQMMPATAERLGVDSMQLVEGQVHAAAIYLAMLDSLWRRSIPEADERLHFVLAAYNAGPGHVRDAQRLAQELGLDRHRWTGHVERAITLLAFPAYYRRPGITAGRCKGAQTFLYVREVLGLHRRFRSAGARGGSR, via the coding sequence ATGACGCGCGCACAACGCATCGCCCTTCTCGGTCTTGCCGCCATCGGGCTCCTGGGGCTGCTCCTGTGGCTTCGCACGGAGGTCGCCCTTCCGCATCAGGCGCGCGAGCCATGGTCCGAACCGCTGGTGGACCGCGACCTGGCGGCGATCGCAGCGGACACGCTGCGGGTGCTCGTGGTGGAGCATCCGCTCACCTACGAGCGCTTCCCCGGTGACGAACGCGGAACGGAGTTCGAGCTGCTGGAGCGCTTCGCGGGGCAACATGAGCTCGCGCTCAAGGCGCTGGTGGTGCCGGGGGACAGCCTGCTCCCGTTGTTGCAGCGTGGCGTGGGCGACGTGGTGGCCGCGCAGGTGCACCGCGGGCGCTTCGGCGACGCGGTGGCCTGCACCGTGCCCTGGTGGCACGTGACACCCGTGCTGGTGCGGCTGCGTCCCGACCGGGCCGCGGAGGTGGCGGCGGACGTCGTGGATACCGTGCATGTGCAGGCGGGAGGGCCGTGGGCGATGGACAGCGCGCGGGTGCCGGTGCGTCGGGCCGATGGGCGGACGGGTGCCGCGCTCATCGAAGCGGTGGCCGTGGGCAAGCTGCCCGCCGTGCTCGTGAGCGACCTCGAGGCCCGCCATCATGCCGAGCACCTTCCGCAGCTCACCTTCGAGCCGGTGGACGCCGCGCCCGTGGACGTGGTGCTGGCGGTGCGCCGCAACGCCGTGCGGCTGCGCGAGGCCCTGGACAACTGGCTGAGCATGCCCGCCGAGCAGGAGGCGCGGGCCCTCATCGTGGCGGCCTACGGGGATCGCCTGCCGCGCCGCGGACCCTTGGGCGCCACGCGCGGACGGCCCTTGGCCGGTGATTCGCTCTCGCCCTATGATGCCCTCTTCCAGGAGAAGGCCGACCTGATGCACTGGGACTGGGAGCTGCTGGCCGCCATCGCCTTCAAGGAGTCGCGCTTCGACACCGCCGCGCTCAGCGTGAAGGGCGCGCAGGGCCTCATGCAGATGATGCCCGCCACGGCCGAACGCCTGGGCGTGGACAGCATGCAGCTGGTGGAGGGCCAGGTGCATGCGGCGGCCATCTACCTGGCCATGCTGGACAGCCTGTGGCGGCGCTCCATCCCCGAGGCGGACGAGCGCCTGCACTTCGTGCTGGCCGCCTACAACGCCGGGCCGGGCCATGTGCGCGATGCACAGCGGCTTGCGCAGGAACTGGGCCTGGACCGCCACCGGTGGACCGGGCATGTGGAGCGGGCCATCACCCTGCTGGCCTTCCCGGCCTACTACCGGCGTCCGGGCATCACCGCCGGCCGGTGCAAGGGAGCCCAGACCTTCCTTTATGTGCGGGAGGTGCTCGGCCTGCACCGCCGGTTCAGGTCGGCCGGAGCGCGAGGCGGCTCCCGCTAA
- a CDS encoding agmatine deiminase family protein, whose translation MTHADRPLGILRLVARLTATFALLMPLTTAAQQGLPHALDPSEVPLIRAYRDSRAQDARGTTTPPPFAPRTMAEWEEVQTLCVAWVSFPSILKQIVRHARAECQVLILCGNPGTTNSQTNITSYLLANNAGGAPLADLTNISFLNTPYNSIWMRDYGPECIYQNEVDSLFLLDWIYNRPRPADDATPDAIGAFKNIAVYSTTTAPNDLVHTGGNFMSDGFGTGFSSNLVVDENGPSGVYNQTDKTPAQVDALMTTWMGIQPGRYVRMTQLPFDGINHIDMHMKLLDERTLLIGQFPNGVSDGPQIEANIQFIQQNYSSVFGTPYRIIRVPMPPSTGGSYPPNSSYRTYTNSIFINRTILVPTYREQYDTTALRIYREALPGYTVVPIDCDDASGNIIAQSGALHCITKAIGVAKPLLIRHEPLADRTDDGNGYPVEAYIRHQSGIANAEVYWTTDTTQGYTALAMGPAGGNTWSATIPEQTGGGTVYYHLRAVANSGKVQVRPITAPQGWWRFTITPAPGFALAVRAYLEGAFDGNTGLMRDDLRTLGLLPLTEPCTAAGFVLVNNSTPATTAPVLAVTGTDAIVDWVLVELRDAATPSTVLRSRTALVQRDGDIVSVDGTSPVSFDLPAGSYHVAVRHRNHLGVMTAAPLAMGVGTTVLDLTAAATPTWGTEARKAIGGVRALWAGNVQRDDRLKYAGSANDRDPVLTAIGGTVPTATVNGQYRPEDMNMDGVVKYAGGGNDRDPILVNIGGTVPTATRIEQLP comes from the coding sequence ATGACCCACGCTGACCGCCCTCTCGGCATCCTTCGCCTTGTCGCGCGCCTCACCGCCACGTTCGCCCTCCTGATGCCCCTCACCACCGCGGCACAGCAGGGGCTTCCCCACGCGCTCGACCCGTCGGAGGTGCCGCTGATCCGGGCCTATCGCGACAGCCGTGCCCAGGATGCGCGGGGCACCACCACACCGCCCCCCTTCGCACCACGCACCATGGCCGAGTGGGAGGAGGTGCAGACGCTCTGCGTGGCCTGGGTGTCCTTTCCCAGCATCCTCAAGCAGATCGTCCGCCATGCCAGGGCCGAGTGCCAGGTGCTCATCCTGTGCGGCAACCCCGGCACCACCAACTCCCAGACCAACATCACCAGCTACCTGCTGGCGAACAACGCGGGCGGCGCCCCTCTGGCGGACCTCACCAACATCAGTTTCCTCAACACGCCCTACAACAGCATCTGGATGCGCGACTACGGTCCGGAGTGCATCTACCAGAACGAGGTGGATTCGCTGTTCCTGCTGGACTGGATCTACAACCGACCACGTCCGGCGGACGATGCCACGCCCGATGCCATCGGGGCCTTCAAGAACATCGCCGTGTACAGCACCACCACGGCGCCCAACGACCTGGTGCACACCGGCGGCAACTTCATGAGCGACGGCTTCGGCACGGGCTTCTCCAGCAACCTGGTGGTCGACGAGAACGGTCCGTCCGGCGTGTACAACCAGACCGACAAGACACCCGCGCAGGTGGACGCCCTGATGACGACCTGGATGGGGATCCAGCCGGGGCGCTATGTGCGGATGACCCAGCTGCCGTTCGATGGCATCAACCACATCGACATGCACATGAAGCTGCTGGACGAACGCACGCTGCTGATCGGCCAGTTCCCGAACGGTGTCAGCGACGGCCCCCAGATCGAGGCGAACATCCAGTTCATCCAGCAGAACTACAGCAGTGTGTTCGGCACGCCGTACCGCATCATCCGGGTGCCGATGCCGCCGAGCACCGGGGGCAGCTATCCGCCGAACAGCAGCTACCGCACCTACACGAACAGCATCTTCATCAACCGCACCATCCTGGTGCCCACCTATCGGGAACAGTACGATACCACAGCGCTGCGCATCTACCGCGAGGCCCTTCCCGGCTACACGGTGGTGCCGATCGATTGCGACGACGCGAGCGGCAACATCATCGCACAGAGCGGTGCGTTGCACTGCATCACCAAGGCCATCGGGGTCGCCAAGCCGCTGCTGATCCGCCATGAGCCGCTGGCGGACCGCACGGACGATGGGAACGGCTACCCGGTGGAGGCGTACATCCGGCACCAGAGCGGCATCGCGAACGCCGAAGTGTACTGGACCACGGACACGACCCAAGGGTACACGGCGCTGGCGATGGGGCCCGCCGGAGGCAACACCTGGTCCGCCACCATCCCTGAACAGACCGGAGGAGGCACGGTGTACTACCACCTCCGCGCGGTGGCGAACAGCGGCAAGGTGCAGGTGCGGCCCATCACGGCGCCGCAGGGCTGGTGGCGCTTCACCATCACCCCGGCCCCCGGCTTCGCGCTGGCCGTGCGCGCCTATCTGGAAGGCGCGTTCGATGGCAACACGGGCCTGATGCGCGACGACCTTCGCACGCTGGGCCTGCTGCCGTTGACCGAGCCCTGCACCGCGGCCGGCTTCGTGCTGGTGAACAACAGCACACCGGCCACGACGGCCCCCGTGCTGGCCGTCACCGGCACCGACGCCATCGTGGACTGGGTGCTGGTGGAGCTGCGTGATGCGGCCACCCCGTCCACCGTGCTCCGCAGCCGCACCGCGCTCGTGCAGCGCGACGGTGACATCGTGTCCGTGGACGGCACCTCGCCGGTGAGCTTCGACCTGCCGGCCGGCAGCTACCATGTGGCCGTGCGACACAGGAATCACCTCGGCGTGATGACCGCCGCTCCGCTCGCGATGGGTGTGGGCACCACGGTGCTGGACCTCACGGCCGCCGCCACGCCCACCTGGGGCACCGAGGCGCGCAAGGCCATCGGCGGGGTTCGGGCCTTGTGGGCGGGCAACGTGCAACGCGACGACCGCCTCAAGTACGCCGGGAGCGCCAACGACCGCGATCCGGTCCTCACCGCGATCGGCGGCACGGTGCCCACCGCCACGGTGAACGGGCAGTACCGGCCCGAGGACATGAACATGGACGGCGTGGTGAAGTACGCCGGAGGCGGCAACGACCGCGATCCCATCCTGGTGAACATCGGGGGCACGGTGCCCACGGCCACGCGGATCGAACAACTTCCATAG
- a CDS encoding S8 family serine peptidase, with translation MRSFLLLAATLIGHAALAQKPVQGDHLPGHVLAMLAPDGSADVVVLEVASTLGIPPGGLVAREVSAPMRIHLFENRGAPIADEVLLRAVQEHPHVAIAQPDRVIEERLVPDDTQYAQQWHHADPEDNDIDSDLAWNITTGGTTPLGHDIVVAIIEGFDRTHPDLNANAWVNIHEIDNNGVDDDGNGYIDDVNGWNPSAGNDNTLFSGSHGTSCAGMTGARGNNATGVAGANWNVKLMPVRIGSLTEANVIASYTYPLVQRRRWNASNGTQGAFVVATSSSWGIDNANAANYPLWCAFYDTLGAAGVLNAGATANNNVNIDAVGDMPTACGSPYMISVTATNSSDQRTFSGYGLTTIDVGAPGSSVRTTGSSGGYTTTSGTSFATPLTAGVIALLYSAPCTALAQLTLDDPQAAADAVRAALFAGVEQVGNLPGQTVTGGRINAHNSLQHVLAQCATYAPGALVGGSVFLEGAYDSGSGLMRDDLRAQGLLPLTEPYTAAGFVMVNNSTPSTTAPVLAVTGTDAIVDWVLVELRASGDPTQVLGSRTALLQRDGDIVSVDGTSPVSFDLPAGSYHVAVRHRNHLGMMTAAPLALGGGVAVVDMTDPATPTWGTDAGKETGGVRLLWAGNVLPDDRLKYAGGSNDRDPILVRIGGAVPTGTATGYFSEDVNLNGQVKYAGSANDRDPVLVNVGGAVPTATRVEQLP, from the coding sequence ATGCGTTCCTTCCTCCTTCTTGCCGCAACCCTGATCGGCCATGCCGCCCTGGCCCAGAAGCCCGTGCAGGGCGATCACCTGCCCGGGCATGTGCTGGCCATGCTCGCTCCGGATGGAAGTGCCGATGTGGTGGTGCTTGAGGTGGCATCGACACTGGGCATCCCGCCGGGCGGTCTTGTGGCCCGGGAGGTGAGCGCGCCGATGCGCATCCACCTCTTCGAGAACCGGGGTGCGCCGATCGCGGACGAGGTGCTGCTGCGGGCCGTGCAGGAGCACCCCCATGTCGCCATCGCGCAGCCCGACCGGGTGATCGAGGAGCGGCTGGTGCCGGACGACACCCAGTACGCGCAACAATGGCACCATGCGGATCCGGAGGACAACGACATCGATTCGGACCTGGCGTGGAACATCACCACGGGAGGCACCACGCCCCTGGGGCACGACATCGTGGTGGCCATCATCGAGGGCTTCGACCGGACGCACCCCGACCTGAACGCGAACGCGTGGGTGAACATCCATGAGATCGACAACAACGGCGTCGACGATGACGGGAACGGCTACATCGATGACGTCAACGGCTGGAACCCTTCGGCGGGCAATGACAACACCCTCTTCAGCGGCAGCCATGGCACCAGCTGCGCGGGCATGACCGGTGCGCGCGGCAACAACGCGACGGGCGTGGCGGGCGCCAACTGGAACGTGAAGCTCATGCCCGTGCGGATCGGGAGCCTCACGGAAGCCAACGTGATCGCCAGCTACACCTATCCCCTGGTGCAGCGCCGGCGCTGGAACGCGAGCAACGGCACCCAGGGGGCCTTCGTGGTGGCCACCAGCAGCAGCTGGGGCATCGACAATGCCAATGCGGCGAACTATCCGCTGTGGTGCGCCTTCTACGATACGCTGGGTGCGGCGGGCGTGCTCAATGCCGGGGCCACCGCCAACAACAACGTGAACATCGACGCGGTGGGTGACATGCCCACGGCCTGCGGCAGCCCGTACATGATCAGCGTCACGGCCACCAACAGTTCCGATCAGCGCACCTTCAGCGGCTACGGCCTCACCACCATCGATGTGGGCGCACCGGGCTCCAGTGTGCGCACCACCGGCAGCAGCGGAGGGTACACCACCACCAGTGGAACGAGCTTCGCCACACCGCTCACCGCCGGGGTCATCGCGCTGTTGTACAGCGCACCATGCACCGCGCTGGCGCAGCTGACGCTGGACGATCCCCAGGCGGCGGCCGATGCCGTGCGCGCGGCGCTGTTCGCGGGCGTGGAGCAGGTGGGCAACCTGCCGGGGCAGACCGTCACCGGCGGGCGCATCAATGCGCACAACAGCCTGCAGCACGTGCTTGCCCAATGCGCCACCTATGCGCCCGGTGCGCTGGTGGGTGGAAGCGTGTTCCTGGAGGGCGCGTACGACAGCGGTTCGGGCCTGATGCGCGACGACCTTCGCGCGCAGGGCCTGCTGCCGTTGACCGAGCCCTACACCGCGGCCGGCTTCGTGATGGTGAACAACAGCACACCGTCCACGACGGCCCCCGTGCTGGCCGTCACCGGCACCGACGCCATCGTCGACTGGGTGCTTGTGGAACTGCGGGCGTCCGGTGATCCCACGCAAGTGCTCGGTTCGCGTACGGCGCTCCTGCAGCGTGATGGCGACATCGTGTCCGTGGACGGCACCTCACCCGTGAGCTTCGACCTTCCGGCCGGCAGCTACCATGTGGCGGTGCGTCATCGCAACCACCTCGGCATGATGACCGCCGCTCCGCTCGCCCTGGGCGGTGGCGTTGCCGTGGTGGACATGACGGACCCGGCCACGCCCACCTGGGGGACCGATGCCGGCAAGGAGACGGGCGGCGTGCGCCTGCTCTGGGCGGGCAACGTGCTTCCGGACGACCGGCTGAAGTATGCCGGCGGTTCCAACGACCGCGACCCCATCCTGGTGCGCATCGGCGGCGCGGTGCCCACCGGTACGGCCACCGGCTATTTCTCCGAGGACGTGAACCTCAACGGCCAGGTGAAGTATGCCGGCAGTGCCAACGACCGCGATCCCGTCCTGGTCAACGTCGGGGGCGCGGTACCCACGGCCACGCGGGTGGAGCAGCTGCCCTGA
- a CDS encoding agmatine deiminase family protein, translating into MLRRLIPLLVLLAAVPALHAQERAPLPHTLAPHEHALIRDYRDSRAGDARGITTPPPGPVRTMAEWEEIQSLVICWAQYEGILKQIVRHAKEECEVIIVCDDDADVTAYLNNAQYGGPLNNLNNVTLLEGAYNSVWARDYFAESIYLNEVDSLLLLDWIYNRPRPLDDAMPDLVGGFKNIPVYSTSQAPNDLVHTGGNFMSDGFGTAFSSELVLEENGPNGQFNQTVRNEGQVDALMNTWMGIQPGRYVKMTPLPYDNINHIDMHMKLLDEEHLLVGEFPLGLSDGPQIETNLDYVTSTFNSVFGTPYEVVRIPMPPSAGGNYPPNASYRTYANNVFVNGTVLVPTYRAEYDTIGLRILRENLPGYNVVGIDCDDQGLNIISASGAIHCITKGIGVSDPLLIRHQRLDDTYDAVNPYPVEAYIRHRTGIASTQLYWTVDTAAGFAALPMADQGGNVWAGAIPAQPAGTRIFYYIEATANSGKMQVRPLVAPEGWWSFRVLDANTAVTPVDAPAFASLYPNPATSIVVVGVESGRSERVELRLLDATGRLVHTVFRGIVPADGRLFVDVSTLPVGVYQLELQGAAGRSTRTLLKQ; encoded by the coding sequence ATGCTGCGCCGCCTCATTCCCCTCCTCGTCCTGCTCGCCGCAGTGCCCGCCCTGCACGCCCAGGAACGGGCCCCCTTGCCCCACACCCTTGCTCCCCACGAGCACGCCCTGATCCGCGACTACAGGGACAGCCGCGCGGGCGATGCGCGGGGCATCACCACTCCGCCGCCCGGTCCGGTACGCACCATGGCCGAGTGGGAGGAGATCCAGAGCCTCGTGATCTGCTGGGCCCAATACGAAGGCATCCTGAAGCAGATCGTTCGCCACGCGAAGGAGGAGTGTGAGGTCATCATCGTGTGCGATGATGACGCCGACGTCACTGCCTACCTCAACAACGCGCAGTATGGCGGACCGCTGAACAACCTCAACAACGTCACCCTGCTGGAGGGTGCCTACAACAGCGTGTGGGCACGCGACTACTTCGCGGAGAGCATCTATCTGAACGAGGTGGACTCGCTGCTGCTGCTGGATTGGATCTACAACCGGCCACGGCCGTTGGACGATGCCATGCCCGACCTGGTGGGCGGCTTCAAGAACATCCCCGTGTACAGCACGAGCCAGGCGCCTAATGACCTGGTGCACACCGGGGGCAACTTCATGAGCGACGGTTTCGGCACGGCCTTCAGCAGCGAGCTTGTGCTGGAGGAGAACGGCCCCAACGGTCAGTTCAACCAGACCGTGAGGAACGAGGGGCAGGTGGATGCCCTGATGAACACCTGGATGGGCATTCAGCCCGGCCGGTACGTCAAGATGACCCCGTTGCCGTACGACAACATCAACCACATCGACATGCATATGAAGCTGCTCGATGAGGAGCACCTGCTGGTGGGCGAATTCCCACTGGGCCTCAGCGACGGCCCCCAGATCGAGACTAACCTGGACTACGTGACGTCCACCTTCAACAGCGTGTTCGGAACGCCGTACGAGGTGGTCCGCATCCCGATGCCGCCCAGCGCCGGGGGCAACTATCCGCCGAACGCCAGCTATCGCACCTACGCCAACAACGTCTTCGTGAACGGGACGGTGCTGGTGCCCACCTACCGGGCCGAGTACGACACCATCGGCCTGCGGATCCTGCGCGAGAACCTGCCCGGCTACAACGTGGTGGGCATCGACTGCGACGACCAGGGACTGAACATCATCAGCGCGAGCGGAGCGATCCACTGCATCACCAAGGGCATCGGCGTCAGCGATCCCCTGCTGATCCGCCACCAACGGCTGGATGACACCTATGATGCGGTGAACCCCTATCCGGTGGAAGCCTACATCCGCCATCGCACGGGCATCGCCTCCACACAGCTGTATTGGACGGTGGACACCGCTGCGGGCTTCGCCGCGCTGCCCATGGCCGATCAGGGCGGCAATGTGTGGGCCGGCGCCATCCCGGCGCAGCCTGCGGGCACCCGCATCTTCTACTACATCGAGGCCACCGCCAACAGCGGCAAGATGCAGGTGCGTCCGCTGGTGGCCCCCGAGGGCTGGTGGAGCTTCCGCGTGCTGGACGCCAACACGGCGGTGACGCCGGTGGACGCGCCGGCGTTCGCGTCGCTGTACCCAAACCCCGCCACCTCCATCGTGGTGGTGGGCGTGGAGTCCGGACGTTCGGAACGCGTGGAGCTCCGCCTGCTGGATGCCACGGGCCGCCTGGTGCATACCGTGTTCCGGGGCATCGTCCCGGCCGATGGCCGGCTCTTCGTGGACGTCAGCACCCTGCCCGTGGGCGTGTACCAGTTGGAGCTGCAGGGTGCGGCGGGTCGCAGCACACGCACGCTCCTGAAGCAGTGA
- a CDS encoding DUF922 domain-containing protein: protein MRVPILTVPMAALQVAALLCTAPLHAQTNIPWSADRPLTWADFKGTPPRGTDRDAYTYYGISASFERDGQGRITAEVSCVFMPAESWVRPPAKASAQLLAHEQLHFDLAELHARRFARELPAQLGGAGPEAAFQRAHDRMMDRLREEQERYDRDTDHGRDAAAQARWAADVRRRLADGGR, encoded by the coding sequence ATGCGCGTCCCGATCCTCACCGTGCCGATGGCCGCCCTGCAGGTGGCGGCGCTGTTGTGCACCGCTCCGCTGCACGCCCAGACCAACATCCCGTGGAGCGCGGACCGTCCGCTCACGTGGGCCGATTTCAAGGGCACCCCGCCCCGGGGCACCGACCGCGACGCTTACACCTACTATGGCATCTCGGCCAGCTTCGAGCGTGACGGGCAGGGCCGCATCACCGCCGAGGTGAGCTGCGTGTTCATGCCGGCGGAAAGCTGGGTGCGCCCGCCGGCCAAGGCCAGTGCGCAACTGCTGGCCCACGAGCAGCTCCACTTCGACCTGGCCGAACTGCACGCGCGTCGCTTCGCCCGGGAGCTGCCGGCCCAGCTCGGTGGTGCGGGCCCGGAGGCGGCTTTCCAGCGCGCCCACGACCGCATGATGGACCGCTTGCGCGAGGAACAGGAGCGCTACGACCGCGACACCGACCACGGACGCGATGCAGCCGCACAGGCCCGATGGGCCGCGGACGTTCGTCGTCGACTCGCCGATGGCGGGCGCTGA
- a CDS encoding T9SS type A sorting domain-containing protein: protein MRHALLPAVLFSTILAHAQGDLCTNAVLIGPGLYTADGPSTGAGATQGNATNADWYAFETNQPGYITVNSCVDGVTDTRVLIHTGTCTNLTQLAIDDDGCPGGFPPGNSLVAGLAVVPGVTYYIEWDDRWSTDGFTWDLMLHDCPGPYPPTFSTTDSSVTVNWPAQPAGTLFSVELGPAGFTPGTGTLITGTVGVDGPPVTFTGLTEGTAYEVLVDVNCGQGMSIGPWPVTTAGNPLVPNDDCIDALPIACGDTVQGSTTDAFADAVAGCGTGIEAPGIWYSFTGVQGSATLSTCNAATYDTRINVYTGSCGNLVCVGGNDDSPVCADYTSEVTVLTDAGITYFVLVQGYDGQTGDFALALSCNSCAPPQDVVASPSDTQAIVYWTSANASGTFTVEHGPAGFTPGTGTVVSGAIGLNGPPVTLNGLTPGTDLELYVQEDCGGGDVSPLVGPIAFTTLLDPVATNAFCNQAAAINCGDTLLGDTNEGLFAPAPTCASAAVSAPGLWYIFIGTGEDATLFTCDQASFDTRISVFEGSCGSPVCVAGNDDAVDCPGNTSSVTFFAQNGVEYLVLVHGYDGATGTFLLTLSCAPPCANIPTNDACTGATPVPTLPLGACTTPTAGTNVCAYGSPLPNPPCDPWSNIIDVWYSFNTGDTSSHVLTLEAQSAATLNMAVYTDCATPAYIDCFTEVVGPVTMNGLPLNTDLLVRVWNGGGADAGTFTLCDQAALPTAVADLSRPVLGAFPVPVSDVLQVTGVSPAARVADVLDLQGRLLRSTALRSSGGRAELPVADLANGTYLLRLDGGVNGSVRFVVAR, encoded by the coding sequence ATGCGCCACGCCCTGCTCCCCGCTGTCCTGTTCTCCACCATCCTTGCTCATGCCCAGGGCGACCTGTGCACCAACGCGGTGCTCATCGGCCCGGGCCTCTACACCGCCGACGGCCCTTCGACCGGTGCGGGCGCCACGCAGGGCAACGCCACCAACGCGGATTGGTACGCCTTCGAGACCAACCAACCGGGATACATCACGGTGAACAGCTGCGTGGACGGCGTCACCGACACACGGGTGCTCATCCACACGGGCACCTGCACCAACCTGACCCAACTGGCCATCGACGACGACGGCTGCCCCGGCGGATTTCCGCCCGGTAACTCGCTGGTGGCCGGCCTGGCCGTGGTGCCCGGCGTCACCTACTACATCGAATGGGATGACCGCTGGAGCACCGATGGCTTCACGTGGGACCTGATGCTGCACGACTGCCCCGGCCCCTATCCGCCCACCTTCAGCACCACGGACAGCAGCGTCACCGTGAACTGGCCGGCACAGCCCGCCGGCACGCTGTTCAGTGTGGAATTGGGCCCGGCGGGCTTCACGCCCGGGACCGGCACCTTGATCACCGGCACCGTGGGAGTGGACGGACCTCCGGTGACCTTCACCGGGCTCACCGAAGGCACGGCCTATGAGGTGCTCGTGGACGTGAACTGCGGCCAGGGCATGAGCATCGGCCCCTGGCCGGTGACCACCGCCGGCAACCCGCTGGTGCCGAACGACGATTGCATCGATGCGCTGCCGATCGCCTGCGGCGACACCGTGCAGGGCTCCACCACCGATGCGTTCGCCGATGCGGTGGCCGGCTGCGGCACGGGCATCGAGGCACCGGGCATCTGGTACAGCTTCACCGGCGTGCAGGGCAGCGCCACGCTGAGCACATGCAACGCGGCCACATACGACACACGCATCAATGTGTACACCGGCAGCTGCGGCAACCTGGTGTGCGTGGGCGGGAACGACGACAGTCCGGTGTGCGCGGACTACACCTCGGAGGTGACCGTGCTGACCGATGCGGGCATCACCTACTTCGTGCTCGTTCAAGGCTACGACGGGCAGACGGGCGACTTCGCGCTGGCGCTGAGCTGCAACAGCTGCGCCCCGCCGCAGGATGTGGTGGCGAGCCCCAGCGATACGCAGGCGATCGTGTACTGGACCAGCGCCAACGCGAGCGGCACCTTCACGGTGGAGCATGGTCCGGCGGGCTTCACCCCCGGTACGGGCACCGTGGTGAGCGGCGCGATCGGCCTCAACGGTCCGCCGGTGACGCTGAACGGATTGACACCGGGCACCGACCTGGAGCTGTACGTGCAGGAGGATTGCGGTGGCGGGGATGTGAGCCCGCTGGTCGGCCCCATCGCCTTCACCACCCTGCTGGACCCCGTGGCCACGAACGCGTTCTGCAATCAGGCCGCTGCGATCAACTGCGGCGACACGCTGCTGGGCGACACGAACGAAGGGCTCTTTGCCCCGGCCCCCACCTGCGCCAGCGCCGCAGTGAGCGCGCCCGGGCTCTGGTACATCTTCATCGGCACCGGCGAGGATGCCACGCTCTTCACCTGCGATCAGGCCTCGTTCGACACGCGCATCAGCGTGTTCGAGGGCAGCTGCGGAAGCCCGGTGTGCGTGGCGGGCAACGACGATGCGGTGGATTGCCCCGGCAACACGAGCAGCGTCACCTTCTTCGCACAGAACGGCGTGGAATACCTGGTGCTGGTGCATGGCTACGATGGCGCCACCGGCACCTTCCTGCTCACCCTCTCGTGCGCACCGCCCTGCGCGAACATCCCGACGAACGACGCGTGCACCGGAGCCACGCCCGTGCCCACGCTGCCGCTGGGCGCCTGCACCACACCGACCGCCGGCACCAACGTGTGCGCCTACGGATCTCCACTGCCCAATCCGCCGTGCGATCCGTGGTCCAACATCATCGACGTGTGGTACAGCTTCAACACCGGGGATACGAGCTCGCATGTGCTGACGCTGGAGGCGCAGAGCGCGGCCACGCTGAACATGGCCGTGTACACCGACTGTGCGACGCCGGCCTACATCGACTGCTTCACCGAGGTGGTCGGTCCGGTGACGATGAACGGCCTGCCCCTGAACACCGACCTGCTGGTGCGCGTGTGGAACGGCGGCGGCGCCGACGCGGGCACCTTCACCCTCTGCGATCAGGCCGCCCTGCCCACGGCGGTGGCCGACCTGTCGCGGCCTGTGCTGGGCGCCTTCCCCGTGCCGGTGAGCGATGTGCTCCAGGTGACGGGGGTGAGCCCCGCTGCCCGTGTGGCGGATGTGCTGGACCTGCAGGGGCGCCTCCTTCGGTCCACCGCGCTGCGTTCGTCAGGCGGACGGGCCGAGCTGCCGGTAGCCGACCTGGCCAACGGCACCTACCTGCTGCGGTTGGATGGTGGCGTGAACGGCTCGGTGCGCTTCGTGGTGGCGCGTTGA